The following are from one region of the Sorghum bicolor cultivar BTx623 chromosome 2, Sorghum_bicolor_NCBIv3, whole genome shotgun sequence genome:
- the LOC8055790 gene encoding lysine-specific demethylase JMJ25 isoform X3 codes for MTAVELRIGPLDWLMDEEVDEDESPGVGDEDGTDEDWALDMEKKGRRKRKRSTPPRRSGPKRPRRSAPAVAPEPASPARSPSEPCLGGTPEPSPEEGFNAAVTATEGVKEEDGLRKEEGENVAPSPSTSGRGGGGGGRKPGARRSCHRCKTVRPPEETIRCKRCDVRIYCVRCVTNRYTTMSVDDVKEQCPSCRGLCNCTSCLNKDKQQLRPESLGLRKCNSNGSSTRTKRSTSAGVKSPQARNAEPCISDLTTNRMNNVSAMSAEVDTSDMSAEEVDPETKRKYASYLLHYLLPCLTQLNKDQMEEREAEAKIQGLQLSELIIEKAVSCNNERVFCNNCSTSIFDLHRSCSNCSFELCITCCKELRGHCLNINCQEGLVPKDKSRGVDYMHGGDSVTPYSEKDKETGLSSYQSKSIKWEADPGGIIRCPPSELGGCGNHVLELKQIFETDRLSKLEMEALQLRNQVEPSDIVSIDICECSCSANHASSRKAATRENSTDNYIYCPISDDGKPDGLKHFQKHWVKGEPVVVKGVDEKMKYFCVQKNKMSKLSWEPEIMWAEVHGANTSSETKTVKAVDCMSCCEVEICAEDFFNGYYDGRMYLNGWPEMLKLKDWPTSDHFENILPSHGKTYINSLPFQPYTNLKSGLLNVSALLPVDILKLDMGPKSYIAYGYAQELIRGDSVTKLHCDLSDAVNVLMHIAEVEPSDEEQQKGIRELKIRHAEQDKKECLGNSSIDGNETSMEHAHISSVSCEDDKAGALWDIFRREDVGKLKEYLIKHSKEFRHMYCCPVEKIFNPVHDEKFYLTNKHKRELKKEYGIEPWTFVQGLGDAVFIPAGCPHQVRNLKSCTKIALDFVSPENIQQCLSLTEDFRRLPVGHRAKEDKLEATRFAWSHFISGPAHAS; via the exons ATGACGGCGGTGGAGCTCAGGATCGGGCCGCTGGACTGGCTGATGGATGAGGAGGTGGACGAGGACGAGAGCCCGGGGGTGGGAGATGAGGATGGCACGGACGAGGACTGGGCTCTGGatatggagaagaaggggaggaGAAAGCGGAAGAGGTCCACGCCTCCGAGACGCTCGGGACCCAAGCGGCCGCGGCGCTCCGCTCCGGCGGTGGCGCCCGAGCCGGCTTCGCCCGCGCGTTCACCGTCGGAGCCGTGCCTGGGGGGGACACCCGAGCCTTCGCCAGAAGAGGGCTTCAATGCTGCTGTGACGGCGACGGAGGGAGTCAAGGAGGAAGACGGGTTGAGGAAGGAGGAAGGGGAGAACGTGGCTCCGAGTCCGAGCACCAGTggcagaggcggcggcggcggcgggaggaaGCCGGGGGCTAGGAGGTCGTGCCACCGGTGCAAGACGGTCAGGCCTCCGGAGGAGACGATCAGGTGCAAGCGTTGTGACGTGAGGATCTACTGCGTCCGCTGCGTCACGAACAG GTACACGACGATGTCAGTGGATGATGTTAAGGAGCAGTGCCCCTCCTGCCGTGGACTCTGCAACTGTACCTCATGCCTCAACAAGGATAAGCAGCAGCTTCGACCCGAG AGCTTGGGTTTGAGGAAATGCAATAGCAATGGATCATCTACAAGGACAAAGAGGTCCACTTCTGCAGGTGTGAAATCACCCCAGGCTCGTAATGCAGAACCATGTATATCAGATTTGACGACGAATAGGATGAATAATGTGTCTGCCATGTCGGCTGAGGTGGACACATCAGACATGAGCGCTGAGGAGGTTGATCCTGAAACAAAACGCAAATATGCCAGCTACCTGTTGCACTACCTGTTGCCATGtttgacacaactgaacaaggaCCAGATGGAAGAAAGAGAAGCAGAAGCCAAAATTCAAG GATTGCAATTGTCGGAATTGATTATTGAGAAAGCTGTCTCCTGTAACAATGAGAGGGTGTTCTG TAACAATTGCAGTACGTCAATATTTGATCTACATAGAAGCTGCTCAAACTGCTCCTTCGAGCTATGCATCACCTGTTGTAAGGAGCTCCGAGGACACTGTCTTAATATCAATTGTCAGGAGGGACTGGTACCTAAGGATAAAAGTAGAGGAGTTGACTATATGCATGGTGGTGATAGTGTTACACCTTATTCAGAAAAGGACAAAGAAACAGGCTTGTCTAGTTACCAATCTAAGTCTATCAAATGGGAAGCTGATCCTGGTGGGATCATTCGTTGCCCTCCATCTGAACTTGGTGGGTGTGGTAACCATGTCCTTGAGTTGAAACAAATTTTTGAAACAGATAGGTTAAGTAAGCTCGAAATGGAGGCATTGCAACTGAGGAACCAGGTAGAACCTTCTGATATTGTCAGTATAGATATATGTGAATGCTCATGTTCAGCTAATCATGCAAGTTCAAGGAAAGCTGCCACCAGAGAGAACTCCACAGATAACTACATATACTGTCCAATATCAGATGATGGTAAGCCAGATGGTCTCAAGCACTTCCAAAAGCACTGGGTGAAAGGAGAGCCTGTAGTAGTGAAAGGGGTGGACGAAAAAATGAAATATTTTTGcgttcaaaaaaataaaatgtcTAAATTGAGCTGGGAGCCTGAAATAATGTGGGCTGAAGTACATGGTGCCAATACTAGTTCTGAGACGAAAACTGTGAAAGCCGTCGATTGTATGTCTTGCTGTGAG GTTGAGATATGCGCTGAGGACTTCTTCAATGGCTATTATGATGGTCGAATGTATCTTAATGGTTGGCCTGAAATGCTTAAATTGAAGGATTGGCCTACTTCAGACcattttgaaaatattttgccTTCCCATGGAAAGACATACATCAATTCTTTGCCTTTTCAACCTTACACAAATTTGAAATCTGGTTTGCTAAATGTCTCTGCATTGCTTCCTGTTGACATCTTAAAGCTTGACATGGGCCCAAAATCATATATAGCTTATGGCTATGCACAGGAACTCATTAGAGGAGATTCTGTTACAAAGCTTCATTGTGATTTGTCTGATGCG GTTAATGTTTTGATGCATATTGCCGAAGTTGAGCCTTCTGATGAAGAACAACAAAAGGGGATAAGAGAATTGAAAATAAGGCATGCAGAACAGGATAAAAAGGAATGCTTGGGGAATTCATCAATAGATGGAAATGAAACAAGCATGGAGCATGCTCATATATCATCAGTTTCCTGCGAGGATGATAAAGCAGGTGCACTATGGGATATTTTCAGGAGGGAGGATGTTGGAAAGCTGAAAGAGTACCTCATAAAACATTCCAAAGAATTTCGCCATATGTACTGTTGTCCAGTTGAAAAG ATATTTAACCCTGTACATGATGAAAAGTTTTATCTGACCAACAAACACAAGAGGGAGCTCAAGAAGGAGTATG GAATCGAGCCATGGACCTTTGTGCAAGGACTTGGAGATGCGGTTTTTATACCTGCTGGGTGTCCTCATCAAGTACGAAATCTAAAG TCTTGCACCAAGATTGCTCTGGATTTTGTATCACCGGAGAACATTCAGCAGTGTCTCAGCTTAACCGAGGATTTCCGGAGACTTCCAGTGGGCCACAGGGCAAAAGAAGATAAACTAGAG GCTACCAGGTTCGCATGGTCACATTTTATCTCCGGGCCAGCACATGCTTCATAA
- the LOC8055790 gene encoding lysine-specific demethylase JMJ25 isoform X7: MTAVELRIGPLDWLMDEEVDEDESPGVGDEDGTDEDWALDMEKKGRRKRKRSTPPRRSGPKRPRRSAPAVAPEPASPARSPSEPCLGGTPEPSPEEGFNAAVTATEGVKEEDGLRKEEGENVAPSPSTSGRGGGGGGRKPGARRSCHRCKTVRPPEETIRCKRCDVRIYCVRCVTNRYTTMSVDDVKEQCPSCRGLCNCTSCLNKDKQQLRPESLGLRKCNSNGSSTRTKRSTSAGVKSPQARNAEPCISDLTTNRMNNVSAMSAEVDTSDMSAEEVDPETKRKYASYLLHYLLPCLTQLNKDQMEEREAEAKIQGLQLSELIIEKAVSCNNERVFCNNCSTSIFDLHRSCSNCSFELCITCCKELRGHCLNINCQEGLVPKDKSRGVDYMHGGDSVTPYSEKDKETGLSSYQSKSIKWEADPGGIIRCPPSELGGCGNHVLELKQIFETDRLSKLEMEALQLRNQVEPSDIVSIDICECSCSANHASSRKAATRENSTDNYIYCPISDDGKPDGLKHFQKHWVKGEPVVVKGVDEKMKYFCVQKNKMSKLSWEPEIMWAEVHGANTSSETKTVKAVDCMSCCEVEICAEDFFNGYYDGRMYLNGWPEMLKLKDWPTSDHFENILPSHGKTYINSLPFQPYTNLKSGLLNVSALLPVDILKLDMGPKSYIAYGYAQELIRGDSVTKLHCDLSDAVNVLMHIAEVEPSDEEQQKGIRELKIRHAEQDKKECLGNSSIDGNETSMEHAHISSVSCEDDKAGALWDIFRREDVGKLKEYLIKHSKEFRHMYCCPVEKIFNPVHDEKFYLTNKHKRELKKEYGIEPWTFVQGLGDAVFIPAGCPHQVRNLKSCTKIALDFVSPENIQQCLSLTEDFRRLPVGHRAKEDKLED, from the exons ATGACGGCGGTGGAGCTCAGGATCGGGCCGCTGGACTGGCTGATGGATGAGGAGGTGGACGAGGACGAGAGCCCGGGGGTGGGAGATGAGGATGGCACGGACGAGGACTGGGCTCTGGatatggagaagaaggggaggaGAAAGCGGAAGAGGTCCACGCCTCCGAGACGCTCGGGACCCAAGCGGCCGCGGCGCTCCGCTCCGGCGGTGGCGCCCGAGCCGGCTTCGCCCGCGCGTTCACCGTCGGAGCCGTGCCTGGGGGGGACACCCGAGCCTTCGCCAGAAGAGGGCTTCAATGCTGCTGTGACGGCGACGGAGGGAGTCAAGGAGGAAGACGGGTTGAGGAAGGAGGAAGGGGAGAACGTGGCTCCGAGTCCGAGCACCAGTggcagaggcggcggcggcggcgggaggaaGCCGGGGGCTAGGAGGTCGTGCCACCGGTGCAAGACGGTCAGGCCTCCGGAGGAGACGATCAGGTGCAAGCGTTGTGACGTGAGGATCTACTGCGTCCGCTGCGTCACGAACAG GTACACGACGATGTCAGTGGATGATGTTAAGGAGCAGTGCCCCTCCTGCCGTGGACTCTGCAACTGTACCTCATGCCTCAACAAGGATAAGCAGCAGCTTCGACCCGAG AGCTTGGGTTTGAGGAAATGCAATAGCAATGGATCATCTACAAGGACAAAGAGGTCCACTTCTGCAGGTGTGAAATCACCCCAGGCTCGTAATGCAGAACCATGTATATCAGATTTGACGACGAATAGGATGAATAATGTGTCTGCCATGTCGGCTGAGGTGGACACATCAGACATGAGCGCTGAGGAGGTTGATCCTGAAACAAAACGCAAATATGCCAGCTACCTGTTGCACTACCTGTTGCCATGtttgacacaactgaacaaggaCCAGATGGAAGAAAGAGAAGCAGAAGCCAAAATTCAAG GATTGCAATTGTCGGAATTGATTATTGAGAAAGCTGTCTCCTGTAACAATGAGAGGGTGTTCTG TAACAATTGCAGTACGTCAATATTTGATCTACATAGAAGCTGCTCAAACTGCTCCTTCGAGCTATGCATCACCTGTTGTAAGGAGCTCCGAGGACACTGTCTTAATATCAATTGTCAGGAGGGACTGGTACCTAAGGATAAAAGTAGAGGAGTTGACTATATGCATGGTGGTGATAGTGTTACACCTTATTCAGAAAAGGACAAAGAAACAGGCTTGTCTAGTTACCAATCTAAGTCTATCAAATGGGAAGCTGATCCTGGTGGGATCATTCGTTGCCCTCCATCTGAACTTGGTGGGTGTGGTAACCATGTCCTTGAGTTGAAACAAATTTTTGAAACAGATAGGTTAAGTAAGCTCGAAATGGAGGCATTGCAACTGAGGAACCAGGTAGAACCTTCTGATATTGTCAGTATAGATATATGTGAATGCTCATGTTCAGCTAATCATGCAAGTTCAAGGAAAGCTGCCACCAGAGAGAACTCCACAGATAACTACATATACTGTCCAATATCAGATGATGGTAAGCCAGATGGTCTCAAGCACTTCCAAAAGCACTGGGTGAAAGGAGAGCCTGTAGTAGTGAAAGGGGTGGACGAAAAAATGAAATATTTTTGcgttcaaaaaaataaaatgtcTAAATTGAGCTGGGAGCCTGAAATAATGTGGGCTGAAGTACATGGTGCCAATACTAGTTCTGAGACGAAAACTGTGAAAGCCGTCGATTGTATGTCTTGCTGTGAG GTTGAGATATGCGCTGAGGACTTCTTCAATGGCTATTATGATGGTCGAATGTATCTTAATGGTTGGCCTGAAATGCTTAAATTGAAGGATTGGCCTACTTCAGACcattttgaaaatattttgccTTCCCATGGAAAGACATACATCAATTCTTTGCCTTTTCAACCTTACACAAATTTGAAATCTGGTTTGCTAAATGTCTCTGCATTGCTTCCTGTTGACATCTTAAAGCTTGACATGGGCCCAAAATCATATATAGCTTATGGCTATGCACAGGAACTCATTAGAGGAGATTCTGTTACAAAGCTTCATTGTGATTTGTCTGATGCG GTTAATGTTTTGATGCATATTGCCGAAGTTGAGCCTTCTGATGAAGAACAACAAAAGGGGATAAGAGAATTGAAAATAAGGCATGCAGAACAGGATAAAAAGGAATGCTTGGGGAATTCATCAATAGATGGAAATGAAACAAGCATGGAGCATGCTCATATATCATCAGTTTCCTGCGAGGATGATAAAGCAGGTGCACTATGGGATATTTTCAGGAGGGAGGATGTTGGAAAGCTGAAAGAGTACCTCATAAAACATTCCAAAGAATTTCGCCATATGTACTGTTGTCCAGTTGAAAAG ATATTTAACCCTGTACATGATGAAAAGTTTTATCTGACCAACAAACACAAGAGGGAGCTCAAGAAGGAGTATG GAATCGAGCCATGGACCTTTGTGCAAGGACTTGGAGATGCGGTTTTTATACCTGCTGGGTGTCCTCATCAAGTACGAAATCTAAAG TCTTGCACCAAGATTGCTCTGGATTTTGTATCACCGGAGAACATTCAGCAGTGTCTCAGCTTAACCGAGGATTTCCGGAGACTTCCAGTGGGCCACAGGGCAAAAGAAGATAAACTAGAG GACTAA
- the LOC8055790 gene encoding lysine-specific demethylase JMJ25 isoform X5 — MTAVELRIGPLDWLMDEEVDEDESPGVGDEDGTDEDWALDMEKKGRRKRKRSTPPRRSGPKRPRRSAPAVAPEPASPARSPSEPCLGGTPEPSPEEGFNAAVTATEGVKEEDGLRKEEGENVAPSPSTSGRGGGGGGRKPGARRSCHRCKTVRPPEETIRCKRCDVRIYCVRCVTNRYTTMSVDDVKEQCPSCRGLCNCTSCLNKDKQQLRPESLGLRKCNSNGSSTRTKRSTSAGVKSPQARNAEPCISDLTTNRMNNVSAMSAEVDTSDMSAEEVDPETKRKYASYLLHYLLPCLTQLNKDQMEEREAEAKIQGLQLSELIIEKAVSCNNERVFCNNCSTSIFDLHRSCSNCSFELCITCCKELRGHCLNINCQEGLVPKDKSRGVDYMHGGDSVTPYSEKDKETGLSSYQSKSIKWEADPGGIIRCPPSELGGCGNHVLELKQIFETDRLSKLEMEALQLRNQVEPSDIVSIDICECSCSANHASSRKAATRENSTDNYIYCPISDDGKPDGLKHFQKHWVKGEPVVVKGVDEKMKYFCVQKNKMSKLSWEPEIMWAEVHGANTSSETKTVKAVDCMSCCEVEICAEDFFNGYYDGRMYLNGWPEMLKLKDWPTSDHFENILPSHGKTYINSLPFQPYTNLKSGLLNVSALLPVDILKLDMGPKSYIAYGYAQELIRGDSVTKLHCDLSDAVNVLMHIAEVEPSDEEQQKGIRELKIRHAEQDKKECLGNSSIDGNETSMEHAHISSVSCEDDKAGALWDIFRREDVGKLKEYLIKHSKEFRHMYCCPVEKIFNPVHDEKFYLTNKHKRELKKEYGIEPWTFVQGLGDAVFIPAGCPHQVRNLKSCTKIALDFVSPENIQQCLSLTEDFRRLPVGHRAKEDKLERSMRMSRWH; from the exons ATGACGGCGGTGGAGCTCAGGATCGGGCCGCTGGACTGGCTGATGGATGAGGAGGTGGACGAGGACGAGAGCCCGGGGGTGGGAGATGAGGATGGCACGGACGAGGACTGGGCTCTGGatatggagaagaaggggaggaGAAAGCGGAAGAGGTCCACGCCTCCGAGACGCTCGGGACCCAAGCGGCCGCGGCGCTCCGCTCCGGCGGTGGCGCCCGAGCCGGCTTCGCCCGCGCGTTCACCGTCGGAGCCGTGCCTGGGGGGGACACCCGAGCCTTCGCCAGAAGAGGGCTTCAATGCTGCTGTGACGGCGACGGAGGGAGTCAAGGAGGAAGACGGGTTGAGGAAGGAGGAAGGGGAGAACGTGGCTCCGAGTCCGAGCACCAGTggcagaggcggcggcggcggcgggaggaaGCCGGGGGCTAGGAGGTCGTGCCACCGGTGCAAGACGGTCAGGCCTCCGGAGGAGACGATCAGGTGCAAGCGTTGTGACGTGAGGATCTACTGCGTCCGCTGCGTCACGAACAG GTACACGACGATGTCAGTGGATGATGTTAAGGAGCAGTGCCCCTCCTGCCGTGGACTCTGCAACTGTACCTCATGCCTCAACAAGGATAAGCAGCAGCTTCGACCCGAG AGCTTGGGTTTGAGGAAATGCAATAGCAATGGATCATCTACAAGGACAAAGAGGTCCACTTCTGCAGGTGTGAAATCACCCCAGGCTCGTAATGCAGAACCATGTATATCAGATTTGACGACGAATAGGATGAATAATGTGTCTGCCATGTCGGCTGAGGTGGACACATCAGACATGAGCGCTGAGGAGGTTGATCCTGAAACAAAACGCAAATATGCCAGCTACCTGTTGCACTACCTGTTGCCATGtttgacacaactgaacaaggaCCAGATGGAAGAAAGAGAAGCAGAAGCCAAAATTCAAG GATTGCAATTGTCGGAATTGATTATTGAGAAAGCTGTCTCCTGTAACAATGAGAGGGTGTTCTG TAACAATTGCAGTACGTCAATATTTGATCTACATAGAAGCTGCTCAAACTGCTCCTTCGAGCTATGCATCACCTGTTGTAAGGAGCTCCGAGGACACTGTCTTAATATCAATTGTCAGGAGGGACTGGTACCTAAGGATAAAAGTAGAGGAGTTGACTATATGCATGGTGGTGATAGTGTTACACCTTATTCAGAAAAGGACAAAGAAACAGGCTTGTCTAGTTACCAATCTAAGTCTATCAAATGGGAAGCTGATCCTGGTGGGATCATTCGTTGCCCTCCATCTGAACTTGGTGGGTGTGGTAACCATGTCCTTGAGTTGAAACAAATTTTTGAAACAGATAGGTTAAGTAAGCTCGAAATGGAGGCATTGCAACTGAGGAACCAGGTAGAACCTTCTGATATTGTCAGTATAGATATATGTGAATGCTCATGTTCAGCTAATCATGCAAGTTCAAGGAAAGCTGCCACCAGAGAGAACTCCACAGATAACTACATATACTGTCCAATATCAGATGATGGTAAGCCAGATGGTCTCAAGCACTTCCAAAAGCACTGGGTGAAAGGAGAGCCTGTAGTAGTGAAAGGGGTGGACGAAAAAATGAAATATTTTTGcgttcaaaaaaataaaatgtcTAAATTGAGCTGGGAGCCTGAAATAATGTGGGCTGAAGTACATGGTGCCAATACTAGTTCTGAGACGAAAACTGTGAAAGCCGTCGATTGTATGTCTTGCTGTGAG GTTGAGATATGCGCTGAGGACTTCTTCAATGGCTATTATGATGGTCGAATGTATCTTAATGGTTGGCCTGAAATGCTTAAATTGAAGGATTGGCCTACTTCAGACcattttgaaaatattttgccTTCCCATGGAAAGACATACATCAATTCTTTGCCTTTTCAACCTTACACAAATTTGAAATCTGGTTTGCTAAATGTCTCTGCATTGCTTCCTGTTGACATCTTAAAGCTTGACATGGGCCCAAAATCATATATAGCTTATGGCTATGCACAGGAACTCATTAGAGGAGATTCTGTTACAAAGCTTCATTGTGATTTGTCTGATGCG GTTAATGTTTTGATGCATATTGCCGAAGTTGAGCCTTCTGATGAAGAACAACAAAAGGGGATAAGAGAATTGAAAATAAGGCATGCAGAACAGGATAAAAAGGAATGCTTGGGGAATTCATCAATAGATGGAAATGAAACAAGCATGGAGCATGCTCATATATCATCAGTTTCCTGCGAGGATGATAAAGCAGGTGCACTATGGGATATTTTCAGGAGGGAGGATGTTGGAAAGCTGAAAGAGTACCTCATAAAACATTCCAAAGAATTTCGCCATATGTACTGTTGTCCAGTTGAAAAG ATATTTAACCCTGTACATGATGAAAAGTTTTATCTGACCAACAAACACAAGAGGGAGCTCAAGAAGGAGTATG GAATCGAGCCATGGACCTTTGTGCAAGGACTTGGAGATGCGGTTTTTATACCTGCTGGGTGTCCTCATCAAGTACGAAATCTAAAG TCTTGCACCAAGATTGCTCTGGATTTTGTATCACCGGAGAACATTCAGCAGTGTCTCAGCTTAACCGAGGATTTCCGGAGACTTCCAGTGGGCCACAGGGCAAAAGAAGATAAACTAGAG CGATCCATGAGAATGTCAAGATGGCATTGA